The following proteins come from a genomic window of Natrinema saccharevitans:
- a CDS encoding conditioned medium-induced protein 4, with the protein MNDKTEELRDIFTDVTDGEETVTESQEDTRGSLERDERTDRDRLESVVQQMRERYAFETPLSDDELLTVARGFYDDRSDDEIASDLGVDPDTVFEARMSLHLVGEDDAAEVDLAAIRERDADDATLADDYGVSEAEIRRYRRVAEAEDQSRTANDRYRDEFDSVLADADLSERMASDLREDGLEDATEGMETDVEF; encoded by the coding sequence ATGAACGACAAAACCGAGGAACTGCGGGACATCTTCACCGACGTCACCGACGGTGAGGAGACCGTCACCGAATCGCAGGAGGACACCCGCGGCTCCTTAGAGCGGGACGAGCGGACCGATCGGGACCGCCTCGAGAGCGTCGTCCAGCAGATGCGCGAACGCTACGCGTTCGAAACGCCGCTCTCGGACGACGAACTACTCACCGTCGCTCGGGGGTTTTACGACGACCGCAGCGACGACGAGATCGCTTCGGACCTCGGCGTCGACCCCGACACCGTCTTCGAGGCCCGCATGTCGCTGCACCTCGTCGGCGAGGACGACGCCGCCGAGGTCGATCTCGCGGCGATCCGCGAGCGAGACGCCGACGACGCCACGCTCGCCGACGACTACGGCGTCAGCGAGGCCGAGATCCGCCGCTACCGCCGGGTCGCCGAGGCCGAGGACCAGTCGCGGACCGCCAACGACCGCTACCGCGACGAGTTCGACAGCGTCCTCGCCGACGCCGACCTCTCCGAACGCATGGCCTCCGACCTCCGCGAGGACGGCCTCGAGGACGCGACCGAGGGAATGGAGACGGACGTGGAGTTCTGA